GGCGGATTGAATACCTTTTCATGGGACCCATGAGCTTTTCCGAGTACCTGGAAGCCAAAAAAGAAACCCAACTACAGCAACTGCTGCGGAATTTCGATTTTTCCTCTTCCGTGCCCCACTCAGCCCACCGCCGCCTGGTTGACATCCTGCGTGAATTTTTCATTATCGGCGGCATGCCGGAAGCCGTCAGCCGGTACGTGGCAAACGACCGCCTGGAGGATGCCCTTCGCGTGCAGTCGTCTATTGTTGAAACCTACCGGGACGACTTCGCCAAGTACGCCCGGGGCAATGAATTGCACAATATTCACAGGGTGTATGACTTCATTCCTTCTGCAGTAGGTGAAAAAGTCAAATACAGCCGAATCGATCCCAACACCCAGTCGCGGGATCTCAAGAAAGCCATCGACGGGTTGACCAAGGCCCGCGTATTAACTGCTGTTCATCACAGCTCATCTTCCGGCATACCGCTTAAATCCGGGATGAATGAAAAAGTATTCAAGCTCTATCTTCTCGATGTCGGTTTAATGAACCGCATGTGCGGCGTGGAGCACATATCCACGGACTTACTGGGCACGGCGGATGATTTTATCAACAAAGGCGGCATGGCCGAGCAATTCATCGCCCAGCACCTGCTCTATCTGAATCGCAGTGATGAAACGCCACGCCTGTATTACTGGCTGCGCGATGGTCGAGCCAATAATGCCGAGGTCGATTTCGTTATCCAGGCGCACAATCGCATCGTTCCCATTGAAGTAAAAGCGGGAAAAAGCGGTACACTGAAGTCACTGCACCAATTCGTTCTTTCCCGAAAAGTTGCCAAAGCCCTGCGCTTCGACCTGAACCCCCCCACAAGGATGACGGTTCGCCATCAAAGCTCCCGGGGCGACCGCATCACGCCCGTGGAATTTGAGTTGATCTCCCTTCCCCTCTACTTGGTGGAGCACATCCACCGCCTGCTGGGCGAGGCTGGAGTAAAGTCTTGAAATCGTACTTTTCTGCTTCTCCAAACGCTTGATCCCCCGACTGCCGGCGTTATAGCGTACCCCCAAGCAATCCGAGATTCCCCAGCCCCCGGCCACAAGGCATTCCTCCATTTACCGCGGTATACTATCCATTCACCTGCCAGGCCAAAAATGTCGCAATTCAAGGCCTGGCCCCGGTCTTCTCCATGATGAAAGGCACCTTCTTGCGTAACCCTCGCCCGCCCCATAAAACTAAGCTATTTCACCACTGTCATGCTGTACTGCACTGGTGCGGAGCATTAAGGCTCCGTAAATTGTAATCCGAAGTCGCCGAGTGCGGGACGCTGACTATTGCGTCCCCAGGACCGCCTAGAAAAAATTCAATAAACTCCTCTGCCCGCTTGACACGCACCTTCTAATGGGCGTACCCCTTCCCACCCAGTCTCTCCGAAGACCCCTCAGCGCGTCGAAAAAGAAACAGCCAGCTCGCCTTTTTTTAGGAAAATTTCGTCAAGTCCTGTCTCAAGTACGCCGTCGGAATCGGTGTTTCTGGTAATGAAACGAACGTTGTCTGCCTTCAGGGGGGCATTCGCGGTGTACCGGAAATAAGGGCTGCCGGCCGTGTCATGACCGGTCAGCGGGAGCTGTCCGACGTGCATCTCCTTGTCAACCACACGCTTATATGGTCCCTTGGGGGTCTTGGTGACAATGGCTTGGGACTTTTGGGCACGAAGGTTCCGCAACTGACTGCAATCGGCTGAAACACTCCCTGAAACCCGCGTGCGGGTGTCCGTGGTACGAAGGCCGGCTTTTTGGCCTGCTTCCGAGAAATCCGCTGTAAACGTAGTGCCATGCCAGCGAACATTCTCGCATGTGATAATGATCTTCTCTTTGTACCCGTTGGGGTGTGTGGCACTGAGGGATACCAGGAAGGAATTGCACATGTGCAGTGCATCGAGCATGGAGGCCTCACCCTGCTCGACTTTCAACGATAACTCTGCTGCCCTGCCGCCAGTGTTGATTACCACAACATAAACGGCATCGTCCTCGGCGATTACCAGGTTCACCTCCCGTTGGGCATCAGTGAAAAAATGCCTGGGTTTTACGGCCCGGCTTGAGCGGGCGCCTCCTGCAAGAACATGTGCCGTTGCGGTGATGTTTCCGTGTAGCTCGCCTTTTACGGTAAGCTTGACCGGACGGGTTTTCTGTTTATCCGGCATCTGTGCGCGGACGGCCCAGACCTTGGCGCGGCGGTTACCCTTGAGCATCATGATCAGACCCGGTGCAGAGGTTTCGTTTGCTTTGAGCAGAGCCCATCCTTCAGCCATCTCGACGGGAGGACGATTGCTCGACGGCGACGTCCCCGACGACATGGGGCTGTTGGCTCCAAAACAAACCTCGTA
This genomic stretch from Candidatus Aminicenantes bacterium harbors:
- a CDS encoding ATP-binding protein, coding for MLKRHIDAQLNQWFDRDGRKPLVIRGARQVGKSTSVRHFAHSRGLKLHEANLERTPYHNEMFNNLDVDALLAELEFSAKAGSFEPGKSLLFLDEIQAAPGALKALRYIHEEHPHIAVIAAGSLLEFTLANHNFSMPVGRIEYLFMGPMSFSEYLEAKKETQLQQLLRNFDFSSSVPHSAHRRLVDILREFFIIGGMPEAVSRYVANDRLEDALRVQSSIVETYRDDFAKYARGNELHNIHRVYDFIPSAVGEKVKYSRIDPNTQSRDLKKAIDGLTKARVLTAVHHSSSSGIPLKSGMNEKVFKLYLLDVGLMNRMCGVEHISTDLLGTADDFINKGGMAEQFIAQHLLYLNRSDETPRLYYWLRDGRANNAEVDFVIQAHNRIVPIEVKAGKSGTLKSLHQFVLSRKVAKALRFDLNPPTRMTVRHQSSRGDRITPVEFELISLPLYLVEHIHRLLGEAGVKS